A single genomic interval of Syntrophobotulus glycolicus DSM 8271 harbors:
- a CDS encoding nitrogenase component 1: protein MGSYVEQLRHVCALGGYQSVLAVEKAVPVLHAGPGCGAKLWTTLGLQNGCQGSGHSGGHSIPCTNVTEKEVIFGGTDRLREVLSNSFKIMDADLYVVLTGCTSDIVGDDVGEVVGEFRDQGYPVIFAETGGFKGSNLFGHELVLEALISQYLEPAEEIEEGLINIWSVVPFQDTFWAGNLEELSRLVGLLGLKPNVIFGPGNGLKALNKVPKAQYNLLLSPWVGLKNVIQLKEKFGTPYIHYPVLPIGPTETGKFLRKLAEATGIPAQKAEDVIKQQEDKYYYYIERSADAFLESRLLPKHFVTVTDSFYSLGIARFLVNDLGLLPNKQFITDNAPEEHRAGIQKEFEHFVDGIKAEVTFTNDGGEVREELKKIKFRGRPLILGSAWDRVVARELNGYQLSVSTPISDRMVLSRAYVGYEGALRLTEDIYSVILNSFQ, encoded by the coding sequence ATGGGAAGTTATGTTGAACAATTGAGACATGTTTGTGCTTTGGGAGGGTATCAGTCCGTACTGGCAGTAGAGAAAGCAGTACCGGTGCTCCATGCGGGGCCGGGCTGCGGGGCCAAGCTCTGGACAACACTTGGTCTGCAAAACGGCTGCCAGGGTTCGGGACATAGCGGCGGGCATTCCATACCTTGCACGAACGTGACAGAAAAAGAAGTGATTTTCGGCGGCACGGACCGCTTAAGGGAGGTTTTAAGCAATTCCTTTAAAATCATGGATGCCGATCTTTATGTTGTGTTGACAGGCTGCACATCGGATATTGTCGGGGATGATGTGGGCGAAGTCGTCGGCGAGTTCAGAGATCAGGGCTATCCGGTAATCTTCGCGGAAACGGGAGGGTTTAAGGGCAGCAACCTCTTCGGGCATGAATTGGTGCTTGAGGCCTTGATCAGCCAATATCTTGAACCTGCGGAGGAAATCGAAGAGGGCTTGATTAATATCTGGTCGGTTGTGCCGTTCCAGGATACCTTTTGGGCGGGCAACCTGGAGGAATTAAGCAGGCTGGTGGGCCTGCTGGGATTGAAGCCCAATGTGATTTTCGGTCCGGGAAACGGCCTGAAGGCCTTGAATAAGGTCCCCAAGGCCCAATACAATCTTTTGCTGTCCCCCTGGGTCGGCCTGAAAAACGTAATTCAGCTGAAAGAAAAATTCGGGACCCCTTATATCCATTATCCGGTATTGCCGATCGGTCCGACCGAAACAGGCAAGTTTTTGAGGAAACTGGCTGAGGCCACGGGAATTCCCGCCCAGAAGGCGGAGGATGTCATTAAACAGCAGGAAGATAAATATTATTATTATATTGAGCGTTCCGCCGATGCCTTTCTGGAAAGCAGATTGCTGCCCAAACATTTTGTCACGGTTACAGACAGCTTCTATTCCCTGGGGATTGCCAGGTTTTTGGTCAATGACCTGGGCTTATTGCCCAATAAACAGTTTATCACCGACAATGCCCCTGAAGAACACAGGGCCGGAATCCAAAAAGAGTTTGAACATTTTGTGGACGGGATCAAGGCGGAAGTGACGTTTACCAATGACGGCGGAGAGGTCAGAGAAGAATTGAAGAAAATTAAATTCAGAGGCAGACCCTTGATTCTGGGCAGTGCCTGGGACAGGGTTGTTGCCAGGGAATTAAACGGTTACCAGCTTTCCGTTTCTACGCCGATCAGCGATAGAATGGTGTTAAGCCGGGCTTATGTGGGCTATGAAGGAGCCCTGCGGCTGACAGAGGACATTTATTCCGTAATTTTAAATAGCTTCCAATAA
- a CDS encoding nitrogenase component 1 — translation MALTENQIKHYGDSIEAPRYSCALGGAYSAALATFGSIPILHSGGGCGFAQNAGQSFAGGLNSPGPVGGASTPCSTLVEEHVIFGGEDKLRKLIKSTISLMPGDLYTVITACVPALIGDDVNAVVAEFKNDVKIIHVNSAGFTGNSFRGYELYFEAVIDQLLEEKPKQEKLVNIFGIVPTQHLFWKGDLQNIKTLLEKIGIKANIIFTEINGLEALEKIPEAELNLVFSVWGISPAEKLKQKFGTPYVVFPSAPVGPKQSSEFLRTVGNKFHLPADVVLKVVNEEERITYRFTEYIGNIIVIALPHAYYALVADSSTAIGIGNYATNELGFNPEIVIITDDPPEEQREQIVKDLTDRLESVIKPKVIFEVDSHKIRLLLREYTVQLVLASSLEKYISESELGGAIFLSVGFPSYDRLIVYRSYTGYRGGLNLMEDLMVKYGGPL, via the coding sequence ATGGCTCTAACAGAAAATCAAATCAAGCACTACGGTGACAGCATAGAAGCGCCCAGATATTCCTGCGCTTTAGGCGGGGCCTATTCGGCGGCCCTGGCCACTTTCGGCAGCATACCGATCCTGCATTCCGGCGGAGGCTGCGGGTTTGCCCAAAATGCCGGACAAAGCTTTGCCGGAGGGTTGAATTCCCCCGGTCCTGTCGGTGGAGCAAGTACGCCTTGCTCCACTCTTGTTGAAGAGCATGTGATATTCGGCGGGGAAGATAAACTCAGAAAACTGATAAAATCTACCATCAGCCTAATGCCGGGAGATCTGTACACGGTCATTACGGCTTGTGTGCCGGCCCTGATCGGGGACGACGTCAATGCCGTAGTCGCCGAATTTAAAAATGACGTTAAAATCATTCATGTCAATTCAGCCGGTTTTACCGGCAATTCTTTCAGAGGATATGAGCTTTACTTTGAGGCGGTCATTGATCAATTGCTGGAAGAAAAGCCGAAACAGGAAAAACTGGTCAATATATTCGGAATTGTCCCCACCCAGCATTTGTTTTGGAAAGGGGACCTGCAGAATATAAAAACTTTGCTGGAAAAGATAGGAATCAAGGCCAATATCATCTTTACCGAAATTAACGGATTGGAAGCGCTGGAAAAGATTCCTGAAGCGGAGCTGAATCTTGTATTTTCGGTATGGGGGATTAGTCCGGCTGAAAAACTCAAGCAGAAGTTCGGGACTCCTTATGTGGTATTCCCTTCAGCCCCTGTCGGGCCCAAACAATCCAGCGAATTCCTGAGGACAGTGGGGAACAAGTTTCATCTTCCCGCCGATGTTGTGCTTAAAGTGGTCAATGAAGAAGAGCGCATCACTTACCGGTTTACCGAATATATCGGCAATATTATCGTAATTGCCCTGCCCCACGCTTACTATGCTCTGGTTGCCGACAGCTCCACTGCTATTGGGATCGGTAACTATGCGACCAATGAGCTTGGCTTTAATCCGGAAATCGTCATCATAACGGACGACCCGCCTGAAGAGCAGAGAGAACAGATTGTCAAGGACCTCACGGACAGGCTGGAATCAGTGATCAAACCAAAAGTGATATTTGAGGTCGATTCCCACAAAATCAGGCTGCTTCTCCGTGAATACACCGTTCAGCTTGTGCTGGCAAGCTCCCTGGAAAAGTATATTTCGGAAAGCGAGCTCGGCGGGGCGATTTTCCTCAGTGTAGGATTTCCTTCCTATGACAGGCTTATTGTCTACCGGAGCTACACCGGATACCGGGGAGGGCTCAACCTGATGGAAGATCTGATGGTGAAATACGGAGGGCCGTTATGA
- a CDS encoding nitrogenase component 1, producing MTINIQNEEAPTRENRLGAITGYRGSIKDLVEQVGCGSLKNKERCFSQTSNCSSGCAQGQLASIKDAAVVNHGPVGCSAEIIGTNVQTQMSQTINGLKLTNIRVLNTNMTESSTVFGGAEELRQGVREAYRRFSPKAIFVTTSCASGIIGDDVKSILAELEEELAIPVIPVLCEGFRSKVWASGFDAAYHAVLTRIVKPPEKKRPELVNLITFRSNLGGFAAITKIFTRFGLVPQFVLADKTIEELSRLSEAAATISVCGTLGGYLGNGLEQHYGVPFVKALQPHGIAGMDSWLRELGKIVGKEKEIEAYIAEEKERIKPELEEIRKKLKGKKAVIGMGPSFSHSYVRVLQELGIEILWAAAWHFDQHYDHGSIPEATLELASRRDDISISIADQQNFEMLNLLKKLKPDIYISRHPGLSVWSTKLGIPSLMVADVYTALGYEGTVEFGYRIIDTLANNSLARNLSERITLPYSNWWFEQNSFTFLEDEEFAG from the coding sequence ATGACGATCAATATCCAAAATGAAGAGGCTCCGACCAGGGAAAACAGGCTGGGAGCCATCACAGGTTACAGGGGATCGATCAAAGATCTTGTTGAACAGGTGGGCTGCGGCAGTTTGAAAAACAAAGAGAGATGCTTTAGCCAAACCAGTAATTGCAGCTCGGGCTGCGCTCAGGGACAGCTGGCTTCCATTAAAGATGCCGCTGTGGTTAATCATGGACCAGTGGGTTGTTCAGCTGAAATTATCGGAACAAATGTTCAGACCCAAATGTCCCAGACAATCAACGGGCTCAAGCTGACCAATATTAGGGTTTTAAATACAAATATGACTGAAAGCTCTACTGTTTTTGGGGGAGCCGAAGAATTGAGGCAGGGAGTAAGGGAAGCTTACAGGAGATTTAGCCCCAAGGCCATATTTGTCACCACCTCCTGTGCTTCCGGGATTATCGGCGATGATGTCAAAAGTATTCTGGCCGAATTGGAAGAGGAGCTGGCAATTCCTGTTATTCCGGTCCTTTGTGAGGGCTTTCGCTCCAAAGTATGGGCTTCGGGGTTTGATGCCGCTTATCACGCCGTTCTGACCCGGATTGTTAAGCCGCCCGAAAAGAAACGGCCCGAGCTTGTAAATTTAATTACTTTCCGCAGCAATTTGGGCGGATTTGCGGCAATCACCAAAATTTTTACCCGGTTTGGACTGGTTCCTCAATTTGTGCTGGCGGACAAAACCATTGAAGAGTTATCCAGACTGTCGGAGGCCGCGGCCACGATCAGTGTTTGCGGCACTTTGGGCGGGTATTTGGGAAATGGGCTCGAACAGCATTATGGCGTACCTTTTGTCAAGGCTTTGCAGCCTCACGGCATAGCGGGAATGGACAGCTGGTTGCGGGAACTTGGCAAAATTGTCGGTAAAGAAAAGGAAATCGAGGCCTATATCGCAGAGGAAAAAGAACGCATTAAGCCGGAGCTGGAGGAAATAAGAAAAAAACTAAAGGGGAAAAAAGCTGTGATCGGTATGGGCCCAAGCTTCTCCCACAGCTACGTCAGGGTTTTGCAGGAATTGGGAATAGAAATTCTCTGGGCTGCGGCCTGGCATTTTGACCAGCATTATGACCATGGCAGCATACCTGAGGCTACCCTGGAGCTAGCCTCAAGGAGAGATGATATCTCCATAAGTATTGCCGATCAGCAAAACTTTGAAATGTTGAACCTCCTGAAAAAGCTGAAACCGGATATTTATATTTCCAGGCATCCCGGGCTCAGTGTCTGGTCAACCAAACTGGGGATTCCCTCACTCATGGTCGCCGATGTGTATACGGCCTTGGGCTATGAAGGGACGGTTGAATTTGGATACAGGATCATCGATACTCTGGCCAATAACAGTCTGGCTAGAAATCTTTCGGAGAGAATCACTCTGCCTTATAGTAATTGGTGGTTTGAACAGAACTCTTTCACGTTCCTTGAGGATGAAGAGTTTGCCGGCTGA
- a CDS encoding sulfite exporter TauE/SafE family protein, whose amino-acid sequence MIQPILRKIHRYYSERLINKKMLILIIVLTGIIAVSAGLKFIFHVDGSTFFSDLFLLKYLPRLDNNASYGLLFIFGVLTSFHCIGMCGGIAISQTIRRRQAEGEKNKAHTLILPSLFYNLGRVISYTLVGAIVGGLGQIISFSGVWKGIVPIIGGIFMLIMAINLMGIFPFLRRLNIRVPSFFAKKLFRENQYSPLLIGILTGLMPCGPLQMVQLYALSTRSVIHGATSMFVFSLGTVPLLFTFGILNTFLNRKFTKVIIKFSAVLVLFLGIVMIGRGLALSGLSFGMMNMTNGENAVAAVDPDGKSQTLRTELKPDSFPAIAVVKGIPVKWTMSVEQENLNDCNKALQAPKLKIETSLHVGDNLIEFTPAETGDFIYTCWMGMIKSKITVVENIDELKKVRIQDPGSGDHDRTANHENTQGNAQTDQESSPAAQSLPGAIQESKTVPEKIAITKPADKLTYKVGDQLVITGIEVTGTYRDGTKAVIPVTAANVTGFDSSAARDRQTLTITVAGKTAAYTISIKGAPIEQTLTGYIQDAHCFFAFANPAEDTKGCLSMRSCAKSGYGITILQNDGSKKFCFFDGEFAVFADGKTFDGTGSQLTAWNLIRNTKKQNNITITVTGTFTGTEKIYADNGRSYTFPVLRVSSLVEH is encoded by the coding sequence ATGATTCAACCGATATTGAGAAAAATACATCGTTATTATTCAGAACGGCTGATAAATAAAAAAATGTTGATATTGATCATTGTTTTGACCGGTATCATTGCGGTGAGTGCGGGATTGAAATTTATTTTTCATGTTGATGGTTCAACATTCTTTTCGGATTTATTTCTGTTAAAATATCTTCCCAGGCTGGATAACAACGCAAGCTATGGCTTATTGTTTATTTTCGGTGTATTGACATCATTTCACTGCATCGGGATGTGTGGCGGAATTGCCATATCCCAGACCATTAGAAGAAGGCAAGCCGAGGGTGAGAAGAATAAGGCACATACACTCATATTGCCGTCATTATTTTATAATCTGGGTAGAGTGATTTCCTATACTCTGGTCGGTGCAATTGTCGGGGGTCTGGGGCAAATCATCAGCTTTAGCGGTGTATGGAAAGGAATTGTTCCGATAATCGGCGGAATATTTATGCTGATTATGGCGATTAATCTTATGGGTATTTTCCCGTTTTTAAGAAGATTAAATATCAGAGTGCCTTCATTTTTTGCCAAAAAATTATTTCGGGAAAATCAGTACAGTCCGTTATTAATCGGAATATTAACCGGCCTTATGCCCTGCGGGCCATTACAGATGGTTCAGCTCTACGCCCTCAGTACAAGAAGTGTGATCCATGGAGCAACATCGATGTTTGTATTTTCTCTCGGTACAGTTCCTTTATTGTTTACCTTCGGAATCCTAAATACATTTTTAAATAGGAAATTTACTAAAGTCATCATAAAATTCAGTGCTGTTCTTGTCCTGTTTTTGGGCATAGTAATGATTGGCAGGGGGCTGGCGTTAAGCGGACTATCATTTGGCATGATGAACATGACAAACGGAGAAAATGCTGTTGCCGCAGTTGATCCTGATGGTAAAAGCCAAACGCTTCGAACAGAGTTAAAGCCCGACAGTTTTCCAGCAATTGCTGTCGTAAAAGGTATCCCGGTGAAGTGGACGATGAGTGTTGAACAGGAAAATCTGAATGATTGCAATAAGGCTTTGCAGGCTCCGAAATTAAAGATTGAAACCAGCCTTCATGTTGGAGATAACCTGATTGAGTTTACGCCGGCAGAAACCGGGGATTTCATCTATACCTGCTGGATGGGAATGATCAAGAGCAAGATAACGGTTGTGGAAAATATTGATGAGTTGAAAAAGGTGCGGATTCAAGATCCCGGAAGCGGTGATCATGACAGAACAGCAAATCATGAAAATACTCAGGGTAATGCCCAAACCGATCAGGAATCTTCACCAGCAGCACAATCCCTCCCTGGGGCTATTCAGGAATCTAAAACTGTTCCGGAAAAGATAGCGATAACAAAACCGGCCGATAAACTGACGTATAAGGTAGGAGATCAGCTGGTTATTACGGGCATAGAAGTAACAGGAACTTACAGGGACGGGACGAAAGCGGTAATTCCTGTAACAGCGGCAAATGTAACCGGCTTTGACAGTTCAGCCGCCAGAGACAGGCAAACATTAACCATAACGGTCGCAGGGAAAACAGCAGCGTATACAATTTCGATAAAAGGGGCTCCCATTGAACAGACTTTGACCGGGTATATTCAAGATGCGCACTGCTTCTTTGCTTTTGCAAACCCCGCTGAGGATACAAAGGGGTGCTTATCCATGAGGTCTTGCGCCAAAAGTGGTTATGGGATAACCATACTGCAAAACGACGGCTCCAAAAAGTTCTGCTTTTTTGACGGGGAATTTGCCGTATTTGCTGATGGCAAAACATTTGACGGTACCGGTTCACAATTAACGGCCTGGAATCTCATTCGAAATACGAAAAAACAAAATAACATTACCATTACAGTGACAGGCACCTTTACCGGGACGGAAAAAATTTATGCGGACAATGGAAGGAGTTATACTTTCCCTGTGCTGAGAGTATCATCCTTAGTTGAACATTGA
- a CDS encoding sensor histidine kinase, with protein sequence MNLNKMKWIGALFPALFVGLFEFVRHYFLDMISMDSGNLMVAGLTGILFFLYFRGIIAWLQILSHKLQQEKEEVVILKERDRIAHELHDSISQALFFMNIKAMEIETALRQERQPLAEVKELQEAIKFTDTDIRRHIFDLQKVRQETIDLVATTREIVHDFERQSGIKVDLDFGGDLDSQLFSKEKTHLISILQEALCNIRKHARADQVQVNLQENGGHYTLTVKDNGQGFDLTNLQTKKTSFGLKILEERSRSLGAGFGLESFPGRGTVVSVNIDSK encoded by the coding sequence ATGAATTTAAATAAAATGAAATGGATAGGTGCTTTGTTTCCGGCTTTATTTGTTGGGTTATTCGAATTTGTGCGTCATTATTTCCTGGATATGATTTCTATGGACAGCGGCAATTTGATGGTAGCGGGGTTAACCGGAATATTGTTTTTCCTTTATTTCCGGGGAATTATCGCCTGGCTCCAAATCCTCAGTCATAAGCTGCAGCAGGAGAAAGAAGAAGTAGTGATCTTAAAAGAACGGGACCGTATAGCCCATGAACTGCACGATAGTATTTCACAGGCCTTATTTTTCATGAATATTAAGGCCATGGAAATAGAGACCGCTTTACGGCAGGAGCGTCAACCGCTGGCAGAGGTAAAAGAACTGCAGGAGGCGATTAAATTTACAGATACCGATATTCGCCGGCATATCTTTGATCTGCAGAAGGTACGGCAGGAAACGATTGACCTGGTTGCAACAACCCGGGAAATCGTCCATGATTTTGAGAGACAAAGTGGGATCAAAGTGGATTTGGATTTCGGGGGTGATTTGGACTCCCAACTTTTTAGCAAAGAAAAGACTCATTTAATCAGTATTTTGCAGGAAGCCCTGTGCAATATCCGTAAGCATGCCAGGGCTGATCAGGTACAAGTGAATCTGCAGGAAAATGGGGGACATTATACCCTGACGGTTAAAGACAACGGGCAAGGGTTTGATCTCACTAATCTGCAAACAAAAAAAACATCCTTTGGACTGAAAATCCTTGAGGAAAGATCGCGTTCCCTGGGAGCAGGGTTTGGTCTGGAAAGCTTTCCGGGCCGGGGAACAGTGGTGTCCGTAAACATTGATTCGAAGTAA
- a CDS encoding nitrogenase component 1 gives MINLKANTCPTREDRGNGINSFFGKASELTKQMREGGLQNKERSFQQSSGCLLNFFLTQRIMTIRDSVMIVHGPVGCSVVGLGYREIFRKVPVGLGRPENYDFHWLTTNLQERDAIYGAGDKLKQAVRDAQERYDPQAIFVLASCTSGIIGEDIEGIVSEVQPEVKAKIVPIHCEGIKSKLVQTGYDAFWHGVLKYLVKKPAKKQKDLVNVASMLSYTWQDRMEITRLLGKLGLRPNFIPEFATVEQFEILSEAAVTAPICSSFTDYLSRGLEQEYGVLYFLYPSPIGVEHTDEWLKNIAYYTGKEKEVKKLIAEEHDTWLPKLEIIRNEFEKLEKDGKKIDVLGSLGQGRMLTQVPFFNEIGVKTSAAICLDFDNLVVDETDKLIEEVGDFDILVNTFQASEVAHHTRRYDPDIALTCPFQGNAYKREKGATRIHSARGDAREWSAQAGYKGAIASGNFLLQSTRNRSFQQTMLEKTPDVYNEWWYNQPDPLYFTKEV, from the coding sequence ATGATTAATCTGAAAGCCAATACCTGTCCGACCAGGGAAGACCGAGGCAATGGGATAAACTCATTTTTCGGCAAGGCCAGTGAACTGACAAAGCAAATGAGAGAGGGAGGACTGCAAAACAAGGAACGTTCTTTCCAACAATCATCAGGGTGCCTTTTGAACTTTTTCCTGACCCAGCGGATCATGACCATCCGTGATTCGGTGATGATTGTGCATGGCCCTGTCGGATGCTCGGTTGTGGGGCTCGGCTACAGGGAAATTTTCCGGAAAGTGCCGGTCGGATTAGGCAGGCCTGAGAATTACGATTTCCATTGGCTTACCACCAATTTGCAGGAAAGAGATGCCATCTATGGAGCGGGAGATAAGCTCAAGCAGGCTGTCAGAGATGCTCAGGAAAGGTATGATCCGCAAGCGATCTTTGTTTTGGCTTCCTGCACATCCGGGATTATCGGCGAGGATATTGAGGGCATTGTCAGTGAGGTCCAACCGGAAGTCAAGGCCAAAATTGTTCCGATCCATTGCGAAGGGATTAAATCAAAGCTTGTCCAGACGGGCTATGATGCCTTCTGGCATGGGGTGTTGAAATATCTGGTCAAAAAGCCGGCCAAAAAACAAAAGGATCTTGTGAATGTGGCCAGTATGCTTTCCTATACTTGGCAGGACCGGATGGAGATAACCCGGCTGCTGGGCAAGCTTGGACTCAGGCCAAATTTTATCCCTGAATTTGCGACGGTCGAACAGTTCGAGATCCTTTCGGAAGCAGCGGTGACGGCACCGATCTGCTCCTCTTTTACGGACTATCTTTCCAGAGGTTTGGAACAGGAATACGGTGTGCTTTATTTTCTCTATCCTTCACCGATCGGTGTCGAGCATACGGATGAGTGGCTTAAAAATATAGCGTATTATACCGGCAAGGAGAAAGAAGTGAAAAAACTCATTGCCGAAGAGCATGACACGTGGCTGCCAAAATTGGAAATCATCAGAAACGAATTTGAGAAGCTGGAGAAGGACGGCAAGAAAATTGATGTTCTGGGTTCACTGGGACAGGGACGTATGCTTACCCAGGTGCCCTTCTTCAATGAGATTGGCGTCAAAACATCGGCAGCCATCTGTCTCGATTTTGATAACCTCGTCGTGGATGAAACCGATAAGCTGATCGAAGAGGTGGGAGATTTTGATATCCTGGTCAATACCTTCCAGGCTTCGGAGGTTGCCCATCATACAAGAAGGTACGATCCGGACATTGCCCTGACCTGCCCTTTCCAGGGGAATGCCTATAAACGGGAAAAGGGGGCGACCAGGATTCATTCGGCCAGGGGCGATGCCCGGGAATGGAGTGCCCAGGCCGGTTACAAGGGAGCGATTGCCAGCGGTAATTTCCTGCTTCAGTCCACCAGAAACCGTTCATTTCAGCAGACCATGCTGGAGAAGACCCCTGATGTCTACAATGAATGGTGGTACAATCAACCGGATCCCCTTTATTTCACCAAGGAGGTATAG
- a CDS encoding cell wall-binding repeat-containing protein, whose translation MIKKHLRNVFSVFTIFLVVLQFSFLFVITSADHQAQAATEQKSYTNQRLAGEERIGTSLAIASEYNAGTVRNVILSTAYNFPDALAGSVLAKKLDAPILFIGNTSGANEQVFHYLENHLDPGGNIYILGGQSVISDEIISSIQALGYQNFVRLGGSDRIQTDLKILDKLDVTEGTPVVIVTQNDFPDALSISSIAALNGYPILLTGQNTIDSGILKAIRSIKPDQIFIVGGTGVVSGDIENQLKSYTPAVVRISGTNRFETSLAINNYFNQDTDSAVIASGYYFADALAGSALAAKLNAPIVLLDHNNIEKQKEFLDSSKITNLYILGGRGVISESTAANLSKTASSSEKQVFSGWLGDSDCSPEKADPTAMSNQCLKCPKCVASGYGISVKQGDGTYVYYKFDENGHKLAQDIVANATSLKVPAIKAEGVLTGERVSIGGKDYPVLNVFSIIAIEAAGTEQAFTGYIIDEDCFAAMPDDPGSDTITCLRMAPCAASGYGIAVAQDDGAYQFYYLDGAFAPQASGGQEKAAALLKNTLKKDHVSIKITGTLKGDHKVSPSDGISYPVITVSSLVEN comes from the coding sequence ATGATCAAAAAACATCTTAGAAATGTGTTTTCTGTATTTACAATCTTCTTAGTTGTCCTTCAATTCTCTTTTCTGTTCGTTATCACTTCGGCTGATCATCAGGCTCAGGCTGCAACAGAACAAAAATCCTATACAAATCAAAGACTAGCCGGAGAAGAGCGGATAGGAACATCTCTGGCCATTGCTTCCGAATACAATGCCGGAACAGTGAGAAATGTCATATTGTCAACAGCGTACAACTTTCCTGATGCCCTTGCGGGGAGTGTGCTGGCCAAAAAATTGGATGCTCCCATTTTATTCATTGGAAATACCTCCGGTGCAAACGAGCAAGTTTTTCATTATCTTGAAAACCATTTGGACCCCGGCGGAAACATCTACATTCTTGGAGGACAAAGTGTAATCAGTGACGAGATCATCAGCTCAATACAAGCCCTCGGTTATCAGAATTTTGTCAGGCTGGGCGGTTCGGACAGAATACAAACAGATCTGAAAATACTGGATAAGCTGGATGTCACGGAGGGCACTCCTGTTGTGATTGTCACACAGAATGATTTTCCGGATGCGTTGAGTATCTCTTCCATAGCGGCACTGAACGGTTATCCGATATTACTTACCGGGCAAAACACGATTGATTCAGGGATATTAAAGGCTATTCGTTCGATTAAACCGGATCAGATTTTCATTGTTGGCGGGACAGGTGTCGTCAGCGGCGATATTGAGAATCAATTAAAATCCTACACCCCTGCAGTAGTAAGAATTTCAGGAACCAACCGGTTTGAGACATCTCTTGCCATAAACAATTATTTTAATCAGGATACCGATTCGGCGGTCATTGCCAGCGGGTATTATTTTGCCGACGCTTTAGCCGGAAGTGCCCTGGCGGCAAAGCTGAATGCGCCGATAGTATTGCTTGATCACAACAACATTGAAAAACAAAAAGAGTTTCTTGATTCCAGCAAAATAACAAATTTGTATATCTTAGGCGGGAGGGGAGTCATCTCAGAAAGCACCGCGGCCAATTTAAGCAAAACAGCTTCCTCATCGGAGAAGCAGGTATTCAGCGGCTGGCTGGGTGATTCCGATTGCAGTCCCGAAAAGGCCGATCCAACAGCAATGAGCAACCAGTGCCTGAAATGCCCTAAATGCGTGGCCAGCGGATATGGGATTTCTGTAAAGCAGGGGGACGGTACTTATGTGTATTACAAATTTGACGAAAACGGGCATAAGCTTGCCCAAGATATTGTAGCCAACGCCACATCCTTAAAGGTTCCGGCAATAAAGGCCGAAGGTGTGTTGACGGGAGAGAGAGTCTCTATAGGCGGTAAAGATTATCCTGTCCTGAACGTATTCTCCATTATCGCAATAGAGGCGGCAGGAACGGAACAGGCGTTTACGGGTTATATAATTGACGAAGATTGCTTCGCCGCTATGCCGGATGATCCGGGATCAGATACAATCACCTGCTTAAGAATGGCTCCCTGCGCAGCAAGCGGTTATGGGATAGCCGTTGCGCAAGATGACGGCGCATATCAATTCTATTATTTGGACGGCGCATTTGCACCACAGGCTTCGGGTGGACAGGAAAAAGCCGCCGCTTTATTAAAGAATACGTTAAAGAAAGATCATGTTTCAATCAAAATAACAGGTACCTTAAAGGGGGATCATAAGGTTTCGCCCAGTGACGGGATAAGCTACCCGGTGATAACGGTATCGTCTTTGGTCGAAAATTGA